One segment of Corynebacterium atrinae DNA contains the following:
- a CDS encoding NAD(P)-binding domain-containing protein, translating to MSPKDLFHRHFPATVVGAGQAGLAAAHELRRRGLHPGSDFIVLDGNEGPGGAWRHRWDSLTLGKAHGIADLPGLPMRRPDPQTPASQLVAEYYGTYEEAFELAVVRPAPVQSVTANSTEGPLQVHLPEGSFTTDILLNATGTWDSPYIPTIPGIATFQGTQLHTQNFRAKEDFAGQHVLVVGGGLSAVQFLLELADVATTTWATRRPPNFTTREFDAGWGLAIENAVRERTFAGHTPASVVRTTGIPQIPDYLDGVAAGTLVSRGMFDHITPTGVVFGPVESGEAEGLGPSQSTELAVPESWDPFPAGTQLKVDTIFWNTGFRPTLRHLAPLRLRERGGGILLKDEVTPARDPRVLLVGYGSNASTVGATRAGRLAGRRAAHHLTQLV from the coding sequence ATGAGCCCCAAGGACCTGTTCCACCGCCACTTCCCGGCCACCGTCGTGGGCGCGGGGCAAGCTGGCCTGGCTGCAGCCCATGAACTGCGGCGCCGCGGCCTGCACCCGGGGTCCGACTTCATCGTGCTCGACGGAAACGAGGGCCCCGGTGGCGCCTGGCGTCATCGGTGGGACTCACTGACCCTCGGTAAAGCGCACGGCATCGCCGACCTCCCGGGGCTACCCATGCGGCGTCCAGACCCGCAGACTCCCGCCTCCCAGCTCGTCGCCGAGTACTACGGCACCTACGAAGAAGCCTTTGAACTGGCCGTCGTGCGACCCGCACCAGTCCAATCAGTCACTGCCAACTCCACCGAAGGGCCCTTGCAGGTCCACCTCCCAGAAGGAAGCTTCACTACCGACATCCTCCTCAACGCCACCGGCACCTGGGACAGTCCCTACATCCCCACCATTCCCGGCATCGCGACATTCCAAGGAACCCAGCTGCACACGCAGAACTTCCGCGCGAAGGAAGACTTCGCCGGCCAGCACGTCCTCGTCGTCGGCGGGGGCCTCTCAGCAGTGCAATTCCTCCTTGAGCTTGCCGACGTCGCCACTACCACGTGGGCGACCCGTCGCCCGCCGAACTTCACCACCCGGGAGTTCGACGCTGGCTGGGGCCTCGCCATAGAAAATGCAGTGCGAGAGCGCACCTTCGCCGGGCACACACCAGCATCAGTCGTCCGCACCACCGGCATCCCCCAGATCCCGGACTACCTCGACGGCGTCGCCGCCGGCACGCTGGTCTCCCGCGGCATGTTCGACCACATCACCCCGACAGGGGTGGTGTTCGGTCCGGTGGAAAGTGGCGAGGCGGAGGGCCTCGGGCCGTCGCAAAGCACAGAGTTGGCGGTACCCGAATCATGGGACCCCTTCCCGGCGGGGACGCAGTTGAAGGTGGACACCATCTTCTGGAACACCGGTTTCCGCCCCACGCTGCGACATCTCGCCCCACTGAGGCTGCGGGAACGCGGCGGAGGAATCCTGCTCAAAGACGAGGTCACGCCAGCGCGTGATCCCCGAGTGCTGCTCGTCGGATACGGCTCCAACGCCTCGACCGTCGGGGCAACCCGCGCCGGCAGACTCGCCGGCCGCCGGGCTGCTCACCATCTCACCCAACTAGTTTAA
- a CDS encoding LLM class flavin-dependent oxidoreductase has product MKSFGFLSFGHYAIGNQAGPGAGDMLKQALELSQAADEIGVNGAYFRVHHFAPQGASPMPLLGAIAGSTKHIEVGTGVIDMRYENPLYLAEETAALDLLSDGRLAIGVSRGSPEPAARGWESFGYTGAKDPKGADMAREKFEKFLAAIDGHGMARAASAEDQYPRMFQAGTPLPVFPHSPGLREHIWWGAGSRPTAEQAARDGVNLMSSTLLTEATGQSLSEIQAEQIQLYRDAWRDAGHDWTPRVSVSRSIFPITNDRERQMFGRTEDSDSVGIIDGLKSTFGRTYADEPDKLIEQLLADEAVQAADTLMLTIPNQMGVDLNLSILSNFAEHVAPSLGWRPNTEGPAVGYAV; this is encoded by the coding sequence ATGAAATCGTTCGGATTTTTGAGCTTCGGGCACTACGCCATCGGCAACCAAGCTGGCCCCGGTGCCGGTGACATGCTGAAACAAGCCTTGGAGCTGTCGCAGGCCGCCGATGAGATCGGCGTCAACGGCGCCTACTTCCGCGTCCACCACTTCGCCCCGCAGGGCGCCTCGCCCATGCCGCTGCTTGGCGCGATCGCCGGTTCCACCAAACACATCGAGGTGGGCACCGGTGTCATCGACATGCGTTACGAAAACCCCCTCTACCTCGCCGAAGAAACCGCCGCCCTGGACTTGCTTTCCGACGGTCGCCTCGCCATCGGCGTTTCCCGTGGGTCACCCGAGCCCGCCGCCCGCGGCTGGGAATCCTTCGGCTACACCGGAGCCAAAGACCCCAAGGGCGCCGACATGGCACGCGAGAAGTTCGAGAAATTCCTCGCCGCCATCGACGGCCACGGCATGGCCCGCGCCGCCTCCGCCGAGGACCAATACCCCCGCATGTTCCAGGCCGGAACACCCCTGCCCGTGTTCCCCCACTCCCCTGGCCTGCGTGAACACATCTGGTGGGGCGCTGGCTCTCGTCCCACCGCCGAGCAAGCCGCCCGCGACGGCGTCAACCTCATGAGCTCCACGCTGCTCACCGAAGCCACCGGACAATCACTATCGGAAATCCAAGCCGAGCAAATCCAGCTCTACCGCGACGCCTGGAGAGATGCGGGCCACGACTGGACCCCGCGCGTCTCCGTCTCCCGGTCAATCTTCCCGATCACCAACGACCGCGAACGCCAGATGTTCGGCCGCACCGAAGACTCCGACTCCGTCGGCATCATCGACGGCCTCAAGTCCACCTTCGGCCGCACCTACGCCGATGAACCCGACAAACTCATCGAACAACTGCTTGCCGACGAAGCCGTCCAAGCCGCCGACACCCTCATGCTCACCATCCCCAACCAGATGGGTGTCGACCTCAACCTCTCCATCCTGAGCAACTTCGCCGAGCACGTCGCCCCGTCCCTCGGTTGGCGGCCAAACACCGAAGGACCAGCAGTCGGGTACGCCGTCTAG
- a CDS encoding IS1634 family transposase, whose protein sequence is MPPKIRTVPTASGATAVQVIWGYRNRKPVLDHLGSAHTDEELSLLLARAQRMIDGDQIGLDLGLNDEVTMPAGTGAVDNPVPITSERANHLINAIHGAYHQLGLHEATDHDPVFYDLVTARIIHPGSKFESIETLAEIGVASASYRTIQRRLPVYATTAFRDQVTKALATHAGIGPGVMVLYDVTTLYFETDKDDDLRKPGFSKERRLEPQITVGLLSDAAGFPVAIGAFEGNKAETQTMLPMIDRLKDAYQLDDITIVADAGMFSAGNKQAVVDAGLHYILGTRERDIPYPIQVWRQANPGASYTDGQVWRFADRTGRGPDGIPHSVTYYQYSWDRARRTLKGIDEQVAKAQRAVAGQVPVKRNRYVDLKAPNKQVNHTLADKHRALAGVKGYETSRVDLNPEQVIGAYRQLFKIEKAFRMAKSDLKARPIFHRKKDSIDAHLTIVMAAMAVGHVLEQRSGLSLKRLVRTLKKYRSFTIEVAGQTVYAQSPVPAEVEEILAKLPRLSD, encoded by the coding sequence ATGCCACCGAAGATCCGCACCGTACCGACTGCGTCCGGTGCCACGGCTGTGCAGGTCATCTGGGGGTATCGGAATCGAAAACCCGTCCTTGATCACCTTGGCTCCGCCCACACTGATGAGGAACTTAGCCTCCTTCTCGCCCGCGCCCAACGCATGATCGACGGCGATCAAATAGGCCTCGACCTAGGACTAAACGACGAGGTCACCATGCCAGCCGGGACAGGCGCGGTGGATAATCCCGTACCCATTACCAGCGAACGCGCCAACCACCTCATCAACGCCATCCACGGCGCCTACCACCAGCTGGGACTACACGAGGCCACCGATCATGACCCAGTCTTCTACGACCTAGTCACCGCACGGATCATCCACCCCGGTTCGAAGTTCGAATCCATCGAAACCCTCGCCGAAATCGGTGTCGCCTCTGCCTCCTACCGCACCATCCAACGACGCCTACCCGTCTACGCCACCACCGCCTTCCGCGACCAGGTCACAAAGGCACTTGCCACCCATGCTGGGATCGGCCCAGGCGTGATGGTCCTCTACGATGTCACGACCTTGTACTTCGAAACAGACAAAGACGACGACCTTCGGAAACCAGGGTTTTCCAAGGAGCGTCGCCTGGAACCCCAAATCACCGTCGGGTTGTTGTCTGATGCCGCTGGGTTCCCCGTAGCGATCGGGGCGTTCGAGGGGAACAAAGCCGAAACCCAGACGATGTTGCCGATGATTGATCGGCTCAAGGATGCTTATCAGCTTGATGACATCACCATCGTCGCCGACGCCGGGATGTTCTCCGCCGGTAATAAACAAGCCGTCGTGGATGCCGGACTGCACTACATCCTCGGTACTCGGGAGCGTGACATTCCCTATCCGATCCAGGTGTGGAGGCAGGCCAATCCCGGGGCGTCCTACACCGACGGGCAAGTATGGAGGTTTGCTGACCGCACGGGCCGTGGACCCGATGGTATCCCGCATTCGGTGACCTACTACCAGTATTCCTGGGATCGGGCACGCCGGACCTTGAAAGGGATCGATGAGCAGGTAGCGAAAGCGCAGCGAGCTGTCGCAGGTCAAGTGCCGGTCAAACGCAACCGCTATGTGGACTTGAAAGCCCCGAATAAGCAGGTCAACCACACCTTAGCGGATAAACACCGCGCACTAGCTGGGGTCAAAGGCTATGAGACCTCACGGGTAGATCTGAATCCTGAGCAGGTCATCGGGGCGTATCGGCAGTTGTTCAAGATTGAGAAGGCGTTTCGGATGGCGAAGTCGGATCTGAAGGCCCGGCCGATCTTCCATCGGAAGAAGGATTCCATTGATGCGCACTTGACGATTGTGATGGCGGCGATGGCTGTGGGTCATGTGTTGGAGCAGCGCTCGGGGTTGTCGTTGAAGCGGCTGGTGAGAACGTTGAAGAAGTACCGATCGTTCACTATTGAGGTCGCCGGTCAGACTGTTTATGCGCAGTCCCCGGTTCCTGCTGAGGTTGAGGAGATCTTGGCTAAGCTTCCTCGTCTGTCTGACTAA
- a CDS encoding rhodanese-like domain-containing protein: MRLTLTSIVFPLQSSAGSVEASAVAVILDVRTSEEYSQGHLEGAKLLDFNGGEVAAAISNLDPSAEYLVYCRSGNRSGQAIALMEQAGFTDLTNLGSIEQAAEATGLEILR; this comes from the coding sequence ATGCGTCTTACTCTCACCTCGATCGTCTTCCCTTTGCAATCAAGTGCAGGTAGCGTAGAGGCTTCTGCCGTCGCCGTCATTCTCGACGTGAGAACTTCGGAGGAATATTCGCAAGGCCACCTCGAAGGTGCGAAGCTCCTTGACTTCAATGGTGGAGAGGTGGCCGCCGCCATCTCCAATCTGGATCCAAGCGCTGAATACCTGGTGTACTGCCGGTCTGGAAATCGATCCGGCCAAGCTATTGCACTCATGGAGCAGGCGGGGTTCACCGATCTCACGAATCTGGGTTCCATCGAGCAAGCTGCCGAGGCTACCGGGTTGGAAATCCTGCGCTGA
- a CDS encoding sulfite exporter TauE/SafE family protein, whose amino-acid sequence MELTLVIALVLAVLVGISLGLLGGGGSILATPILTYVLGMEPRLAIASSMFIVGVTSAVGLIAHARAGRVRWKTGFVFGVAGMAGAFAGGLLGDAIPGPVLMIMFATMMIATSTAMIRGRKKRPDGALPNSGDAARPIARILLTGLFVGLATGLVGAGGGFLIVPALNLLGGLPMAVAAATSLFVIVMNTASGLSGALLTVPIDWPIVLAFTGIAVAGSLLGARLAGRIPERALRRGFGFFVLAMGALVMAQEIPNALASLA is encoded by the coding sequence ATGGAACTGACACTCGTCATCGCGCTGGTTCTTGCGGTGCTCGTCGGAATTTCGCTCGGGCTCCTGGGCGGAGGCGGTTCAATCCTCGCTACACCCATCCTCACCTATGTCCTCGGGATGGAGCCACGACTTGCTATCGCATCGTCGATGTTCATCGTCGGTGTTACCAGTGCCGTCGGCCTGATTGCCCATGCGCGTGCTGGCCGTGTGCGCTGGAAAACTGGATTTGTCTTCGGGGTGGCGGGCATGGCTGGCGCGTTCGCAGGCGGATTGCTTGGCGACGCAATCCCAGGTCCGGTACTGATGATCATGTTCGCAACGATGATGATTGCGACTTCGACAGCGATGATCCGGGGCCGCAAAAAGCGCCCTGACGGCGCTCTCCCAAACAGTGGCGATGCGGCACGGCCGATCGCTCGCATACTGCTAACTGGACTGTTCGTTGGCCTAGCAACCGGACTGGTGGGGGCAGGCGGGGGATTTCTCATCGTGCCAGCCTTGAACCTTCTGGGTGGACTGCCGATGGCGGTCGCAGCCGCGACTTCGCTCTTTGTGATCGTTATGAACACCGCCTCTGGGCTCAGCGGGGCCCTGTTGACGGTGCCGATCGACTGGCCAATCGTGCTCGCCTTCACCGGAATCGCTGTCGCTGGTTCTCTCCTTGGTGCCAGGCTCGCCGGACGAATCCCTGAACGGGCGCTTCGACGAGGATTTGGGTTCTTTGTCTTGGCGATGGGTGCACTCGTTATGGCCCAAGAGATTCCAAACGCCTTGGCAAGTCTCGCGTGA
- a CDS encoding MBL fold metallo-hydrolase, which produces MLLERIYDEDLAQASYFIGCQAKGEAIVIDPRRDLDDYLSLAEKHGMRIVAATETHIHADYLSGTRELAAKTGAQMYLSDEGGPDWTYGPDMDEAVRMKHGHRIELGNITIEAVHTPGHTPEHLSFLVTDGAQSSEPGFMLTGDFVFVGDLGRPDLLDEAAGFVDTRFQGAKDLFASLRDRFLTLPDYVQVLPAHGSGSACGKALGAIPASTVGYERNFSWWSRYLESNDEQGFVDELLSGQPDAHAYFGRMKMENKIGPAVMGEVPALVEYTAEQLTAELTADEVIFVDTRNNVEVHGGTVARSLNIPGIDKAASYGAWVYDPLIEQRPLVLFAADRTEAEAMRDHLFRVGIDSAHGFLTTLDGLELVKPQLVQPDELDSFDRVLLLDVRNRTEFSEGHVPGARQISGGRVLWKLDLLPAKDAGTIVTYCQSGVRNSVAASALRRAGYDIAELDGSYARWAEMGNPTEVGDSVSV; this is translated from the coding sequence ATGTTGCTGGAGCGTATCTATGACGAGGATCTCGCGCAGGCGAGCTACTTCATCGGCTGTCAGGCTAAGGGAGAAGCGATCGTTATCGACCCGCGTAGGGATCTCGACGACTACCTCAGCCTTGCGGAGAAGCATGGAATGAGAATCGTCGCGGCCACCGAAACCCACATTCACGCCGACTACCTTTCCGGTACCAGGGAACTAGCGGCGAAGACTGGGGCGCAGATGTACCTCTCTGATGAGGGGGGTCCCGACTGGACGTACGGTCCTGACATGGATGAAGCAGTGCGGATGAAGCACGGGCACCGCATTGAGCTCGGCAACATCACGATCGAAGCAGTTCACACACCCGGGCACACCCCAGAACACTTGTCCTTTCTGGTCACTGACGGCGCCCAGTCAAGCGAGCCTGGATTCATGCTCACCGGCGACTTCGTGTTTGTCGGAGATCTCGGTCGCCCTGATCTTCTCGACGAGGCGGCAGGATTTGTCGACACGCGTTTCCAAGGCGCGAAGGACCTCTTTGCCAGTCTCCGCGATCGCTTTCTGACGCTCCCTGACTATGTGCAGGTGCTACCAGCACATGGTTCTGGAAGTGCTTGTGGCAAGGCATTAGGTGCAATCCCGGCGTCGACCGTCGGCTATGAGCGCAATTTCTCATGGTGGAGCCGGTATCTCGAGAGCAATGACGAGCAAGGATTCGTTGATGAACTGCTCAGTGGACAGCCTGACGCGCACGCCTACTTCGGGCGCATGAAAATGGAAAACAAGATCGGTCCTGCAGTCATGGGGGAGGTGCCGGCGCTCGTCGAGTACACGGCGGAACAATTGACGGCAGAGCTCACTGCTGACGAGGTCATCTTTGTTGATACCCGCAACAACGTTGAGGTGCATGGCGGCACGGTGGCCCGTTCGTTGAACATCCCTGGCATAGATAAAGCTGCCAGCTATGGCGCATGGGTTTACGACCCACTGATCGAGCAGCGCCCACTAGTGCTTTTCGCCGCCGACCGGACCGAAGCAGAAGCGATGCGCGATCACCTCTTCCGCGTCGGTATCGACAGCGCACACGGATTCTTAACCACGCTAGATGGACTCGAATTGGTGAAGCCTCAACTGGTGCAGCCTGACGAGCTTGACAGCTTCGATCGGGTCTTGCTGCTTGATGTACGCAACCGGACTGAATTCTCGGAGGGGCATGTGCCGGGGGCTCGACAAATCTCCGGCGGGCGGGTGCTGTGGAAACTGGACTTGCTACCCGCCAAGGATGCGGGCACGATCGTCACTTACTGCCAAAGCGGTGTCCGCAATAGCGTAGCCGCGAGTGCGCTGCGCCGTGCAGGCTATGACATTGCGGAACTTGACGGCAGCTACGCGCGCTGGGCTGAGATGGGTAACCCGACTGAAGTCGGCGACTCTGTGTCCGTGTAA
- a CDS encoding metal-sensitive transcriptional regulator, translating into MTEKIDEAQTTYDPEAKRKVVNRLRRAHGQLAAVITAVETDAHCRDVVQQLSAVSKALDRAGFLVISSALKECLAHPDGQDSASQDELEKLFLSLA; encoded by the coding sequence ATGACCGAGAAGATTGACGAAGCCCAGACCACATACGACCCGGAAGCTAAACGCAAGGTGGTAAATCGCCTACGCCGCGCCCACGGACAACTCGCCGCAGTCATCACCGCGGTGGAAACAGATGCGCACTGCCGAGACGTCGTGCAACAGCTTTCAGCTGTATCCAAAGCACTTGATCGCGCGGGCTTCCTCGTTATTTCGAGCGCATTGAAAGAATGCCTTGCACATCCCGATGGGCAAGACAGCGCTAGTCAGGACGAGCTCGAGAAGCTTTTCCTCAGCCTCGCATGA
- a CDS encoding DUF3054 domain-containing protein produces MSPSRIILADAIAILARLAHNTPDAPFTTLNVLGTFWPFLLGGITGHAICYATKKPTLPIAPGGLIIWLSTAITGLGIWALRHGETPHWSFIIVASIMSGLLLIGWRGLTNKRTKTKS; encoded by the coding sequence GTGTCCCCCTCTCGCATCATCCTCGCGGATGCCATCGCCATCCTCGCCCGCCTGGCCCACAACACCCCAGACGCCCCCTTCACCACACTCAACGTCCTGGGGACCTTCTGGCCATTCCTCCTCGGCGGGATCACCGGACACGCGATCTGCTACGCAACGAAAAAGCCCACACTCCCCATCGCTCCCGGCGGCCTCATCATCTGGCTCTCCACCGCCATCACCGGACTAGGCATCTGGGCACTACGACACGGGGAAACACCCCACTGGTCCTTCATCATCGTCGCCTCCATCATGTCCGGCCTCCTACTCATCGGATGGCGCGGCCTAACGAACAAGCGAACTAAAACAAAGTCCTAG
- a CDS encoding HNH endonuclease signature motif containing protein, giving the protein MSSDIFYPGKALPLTLEIGFSMVEAHLKEAAAGPQHYFAVSSPHDPVARRGTQIRQEDHKLWQSVLPNGDEDIDIVLAKLRRSLGRGDHYLMSAISAHQRLNELPKLKEIQEEYFHLDLVRLKTIDGVLCKADTTITEHLDLIDTELAEFLTPTRTNQILPTPGKIKNRLNAIITMLDESISSEDPAPQPVDSVSISFDDGRGLLHADLDGVVAQEIDLRIRKHAIAHGISQADAFVALMRGEGSTNVTLNIYRASDIPNAPAWVSGVGYLTAKQTENLLNRVDVEIDLDAIAQKVSSAYATPANIRSLVIGLDGTCAVGGCDAPAHRAQMDHRINHADGGPTTAANLAPLCVKHHAVKTDRRVTYVMDPLTRRKYFLFDDGSWAESEGDGPLAASERRWLQTVSQRIAKRRARIRSESQAQKTEQIEREGPPPPHERPSCSEWGRPLDSKET; this is encoded by the coding sequence ATGAGCAGTGACATTTTCTACCCAGGCAAAGCGCTACCACTCACGCTTGAGATTGGCTTTTCCATGGTGGAGGCGCACCTGAAAGAGGCAGCCGCCGGCCCCCAGCACTACTTCGCGGTCAGCTCACCTCATGACCCAGTAGCCCGGCGGGGAACACAGATACGCCAAGAAGACCACAAACTCTGGCAATCAGTCCTCCCCAATGGTGATGAGGACATTGACATCGTCCTCGCTAAGCTACGGCGCTCCCTAGGTCGTGGGGATCACTACCTCATGTCCGCGATCAGCGCCCACCAACGGCTTAACGAGCTGCCGAAGTTGAAGGAGATTCAGGAGGAGTACTTCCACCTCGACCTTGTCCGCTTGAAGACGATTGACGGTGTGTTGTGTAAAGCAGACACCACCATCACCGAACACCTCGACCTCATCGACACCGAACTAGCCGAATTCCTCACGCCTACTCGGACGAATCAGATCCTGCCCACCCCAGGCAAGATCAAAAACCGACTGAATGCGATCATCACCATGCTCGATGAGTCGATCTCCTCCGAGGATCCCGCACCACAACCGGTTGATAGTGTCTCCATCTCCTTCGACGACGGCCGAGGACTCCTCCACGCTGATCTTGATGGGGTCGTCGCCCAAGAAATCGACCTCCGTATCCGCAAGCACGCCATCGCCCATGGGATCAGTCAGGCAGACGCCTTCGTGGCCTTGATGAGGGGTGAGGGGTCAACGAATGTCACCCTCAACATCTACCGAGCATCCGATATCCCGAACGCCCCAGCATGGGTCTCCGGGGTCGGGTACCTCACCGCAAAGCAGACCGAAAATCTCCTCAACCGAGTTGATGTGGAGATTGATCTCGATGCGATTGCTCAGAAAGTCTCGTCGGCGTATGCCACCCCCGCGAATATCCGCTCCCTCGTCATCGGCCTTGATGGGACGTGTGCAGTCGGTGGGTGTGATGCCCCTGCTCATCGAGCACAGATGGATCACCGGATCAATCACGCCGATGGCGGGCCCACCACAGCAGCCAACCTCGCCCCATTGTGTGTCAAGCACCATGCGGTCAAGACTGATCGTCGGGTGACCTACGTGATGGACCCGCTGACGAGGCGGAAGTACTTCTTGTTTGATGACGGGTCCTGGGCAGAATCCGAAGGAGACGGGCCGTTAGCTGCTAGTGAGCGGCGGTGGCTGCAAACGGTGTCCCAACGGATAGCCAAGCGCAGGGCGAGGATCCGCTCGGAGTCCCAAGCCCAGAAGACAGAGCAGATCGAGCGGGAAGGGCCACCACCGCCCCACGAACGCCCTAGCTGCTCCGAATGGGGACGCCCCCTTGACAGCAAGGAGACTTAG
- a CDS encoding ASCH domain-containing protein, with protein sequence MDNSSLVEEFYRSCRSSNPGLPDGIPESWAFGATPQLADELLALVQSGVKTATASSLWDYQYADDPIPKVGELSIILDGRGIPRVLIETTSVEVMPFEEVSASHAYAEGEGDRTLKHWREVHEHYWRTYSESPRGFEPGMPVVCEHFQVLQGAF encoded by the coding sequence GTGGACAACAGTTCGCTAGTCGAAGAGTTCTACCGCTCGTGCCGGTCGTCCAATCCTGGACTTCCTGATGGCATCCCGGAATCTTGGGCTTTCGGAGCGACTCCCCAGCTTGCCGATGAGCTGTTGGCATTAGTTCAATCAGGGGTGAAGACGGCGACTGCGTCATCGTTGTGGGACTACCAGTACGCTGACGACCCCATTCCGAAAGTGGGGGAACTGAGCATCATTCTCGACGGCCGCGGAATTCCCCGAGTTCTCATTGAAACGACCTCAGTGGAAGTCATGCCCTTTGAGGAAGTCTCTGCTTCGCATGCCTATGCCGAAGGAGAGGGCGACCGAACCCTCAAGCACTGGCGGGAAGTCCATGAGCACTATTGGCGAACCTACTCTGAAAGTCCCAGGGGTTTTGAGCCTGGCATGCCCGTGGTGTGTGAGCATTTCCAGGTTCTGCAGGGGGCCTTCTAA
- a CDS encoding alpha/beta hydrolase, with amino-acid sequence MTTSSSPKIGPPPPFDAELASVLKQINEVMPPNAIQLETLETFRGDFPGVETPTEEEIFKLLSMEGHFTVEERLVPGPEGSPDVSLLICLPQGLSSPVGALYHIHGGGMVIGDNRTGTPYVLELAKELGLAVVSVEYRLAPETPYPGPVEDCYAGLVWTVENAEILGINPAQIVVVGARGLNPGKWTQGLIKMQ; translated from the coding sequence GTGACTACCTCATCCTCGCCCAAGATTGGTCCGCCACCTCCCTTCGATGCTGAGCTTGCCTCCGTACTCAAGCAAATCAACGAGGTTATGCCGCCAAACGCCATTCAGTTGGAGACCCTCGAGACATTTCGAGGTGACTTCCCTGGCGTTGAAACACCGACCGAAGAGGAGATTTTTAAGCTCCTCTCAATGGAAGGCCACTTCACAGTTGAGGAACGGCTCGTTCCCGGCCCTGAGGGCTCGCCAGATGTCTCCCTGCTCATTTGTCTGCCACAGGGACTTTCTTCCCCGGTCGGCGCACTTTACCACATCCACGGCGGAGGGATGGTTATTGGAGATAACAGGACCGGAACTCCATATGTGCTCGAGTTGGCTAAAGAACTAGGGCTCGCAGTAGTTTCCGTGGAGTACCGACTGGCTCCAGAAACGCCATACCCGGGCCCTGTGGAGGATTGCTACGCCGGACTGGTGTGGACAGTTGAGAACGCTGAAATACTGGGCATTAATCCTGCACAGATCGTTGTCGTTGGAGCCAGGGGCCTGAACCCTGGAAAGTGGACACAGGGTTTAATCAAGATGCAATAG
- a CDS encoding alpha/beta hydrolase fold domain-containing protein produces MSTTKGSDPSAGGGLSAAVTLLSRDRQGPTLLGQLLICPMLDDRNNSYSALQMEGLGFWDRSSNLAGWTALLGEARGSDDVSQYAAPARATDLSGLPPTFIDVGSAETFRDEDVAYANGIWQAGGTAELHVWPGGFHGFDGLAPHTALSQTAKAARLDWLRRLYQS; encoded by the coding sequence GTGTCCACCACTAAGGGGTCAGACCCCAGCGCCGGGGGAGGGCTTTCCGCCGCAGTAACACTGTTATCCCGCGATCGTCAGGGACCCACCCTGCTCGGCCAGCTGCTGATATGTCCTATGCTCGACGATCGCAACAACTCGTATTCAGCCCTGCAAATGGAGGGACTTGGATTCTGGGATCGTAGTTCCAATCTGGCGGGCTGGACGGCATTGCTGGGCGAAGCACGTGGCAGCGATGATGTGTCGCAATACGCTGCACCAGCCCGAGCGACAGACCTATCTGGACTCCCGCCCACATTCATCGACGTCGGCTCGGCGGAGACGTTCCGCGACGAGGATGTCGCTTATGCCAATGGCATCTGGCAGGCAGGCGGTACTGCTGAGCTGCATGTGTGGCCTGGTGGCTTCCACGGTTTTGACGGTTTGGCTCCACATACTGCGCTTTCCCAGACCGCGAAAGCGGCACGCTTGGACTGGCTTCGGCGCCTCTATCAGTCTTAG